A single Nicotiana tabacum cultivar K326 chromosome 5, ASM71507v2, whole genome shotgun sequence DNA region contains:
- the LOC107770801 gene encoding protein ZW2, with protein MPAGSFRRSYDDNLFGGFLEGWLIRQEQFLDELLVAQDTFDEETQEGAIRDLISRVLAHYQEYYEEKSRMSHRNVFHVFSPTWFTPLERTFLWITGFKPGLAFTLVTDSVNDLSENQVQRINRLRYETKVEEKSLTDELAKIQESVAAPPLIEMARRVGMQLLHTDGINIEITDGDENIETLKSAMENVVTDADRLRTRTAERVVGLLSPLQSLRFLTAAAQLQLRLRMMGMQREAERQQNEASNGW; from the exons ATGCCAGCTGGGTCCTTTAGAAGAAGTTATGATGATAATTTATTTGGGGGTTTTTTAGAAGGTTGGTTAATTAGGCAAGAACAATTTTTAGATGAACTACTTGTAGCACAGGACACTTTTGATGAAGAAACACAAGAGGGTGCTATTAGAGATCTTATTTCACGAGTTTTAGCTCATTATCAAGAATACtatgaagaaaaatcaagaatgtCTCATAGAAATGTTTTTCACGTCTTCTCACCTACTTGGTTTACTCCACTTGAGAGGACTTTCCTTTGGATTACTGGGTTCAAACCAGGGTTAGCTTTTACCCTGGTTACCGATTCGGTTAATGATTTGAGTGAAAATCAAGTCCAGAGAATCAACAGGCTGAGATACGAGACCAAG GTCGAAGAAAAATCTCTGACGGATGAGTTGGCAAAAATTCAAGAGAGCGTGGCGGCACCACCGTTGATTGAAATGGCACGGCGAGTAGGAATGCAACTTCTACACACTGACGGCATAAATATTGAAATCACAGATGGGGATGAAAACATAGAGACATTGAAGTCAGCCATGGAAAATGTGGTGACAGATGCTGATAGATTGAGGACAAGAACAGCTGAAAGAGTGGTAGGATTACTGAGTCCTTTGCAAAGTCTGAGGTTTTTAACAGCTGCAGCTCAGCTTCAGTTAAGGCTGAGGATGATGGGAATGCAAAGAGAAGCTGAGAGGCAGCAGAATGAAGCTTCAAATGGCTGGTAG